The following coding sequences lie in one Cloeon dipterum chromosome 1, ieCloDipt1.1, whole genome shotgun sequence genomic window:
- the Hmgcl gene encoding hydroxymethylglutaryl-CoA lyase, mitochondrial isoform X1 codes for MANLLQTTLCNVIMADDAVNHANNFVHQLVLFFSRHILITEYMIIMVCLIVMWELVKSVAKHCAHNVLLAAAADTEQKYQVGVSQSREQSAASAAPITRPPPPVSLPRRVRIVEVGPRDGLQNEKTVVPTQVKIEFINRLTRSGLKTVECTSFVSPKWVPQMADHSEVLKGITKVPGVSYPVLVPNLKGLESALAAGVEEIAIFGAASESFSRKNINCSIGESLARFGAVAQAAREKGVRVRGYVSCVVGCPYEGPIAPAAVARVTKTLLDMGCYEVSLGDTIGVGTPGTFAAMLQAVLDAHVPVHVLAVHCHDTYGQALANILTSLQMGVTVVDSAVAGLGGCPYARGASGNVSTEDLVYMLRGMGIETGVDLDLLLDAADYICAQIDRPTNSKVGRALCRKS; via the exons ATGGCTAACCTCTTGCAAACGACCCTTTGCAACGTGATAATGGCAGATGACGCCGTCAACCACGCAAATAATTTCGTCCACCAGCtcgttttgtttttctcaagGCACATTTTAATCACCGAGTACATGATTATCATGg TTTGCTTGATTGTCATGTGGGAGTTGGTCAAGTCGGTGGCCAAACACTGCGCCCACAATGTCCTgctggccgccgcggccgACACCGAGCAAAAGTATCAGGTGGGCGTGTCCCAATCGCGCGAGCAG aGTGCGGCATCGGCAGCCCCGAtcacgcggccgccgccgccggtgtCACTGCCCCGAAGAGTGCGAATCGTCGAGGTCGGCCCGCGAGACGGCCTGCAGAATGAGAAGACCGTCGTTCCCACGCAAGTCAAAATCGAGTTCATCAACAGGCTCACGCGCTCAGGCCTCAAAACCGTCGAGTGCACCAG TTTTGTGTCCCCGAAATGGGTGCCCCAAATGGCAGACCACTCGGAGGTGCTCAAAGGAATCACCAAAGTACCTGGCGTCAGCTACCCTGTCCTCGTGCCCAACCTTAAAGGACTCGAATCAGCT TTGGCGGCGGGCGTGGAGGAAATCGCCATCTTCGGCGCAGCCTCTGAGAGTTTCTCTCGGAAGAACATAAACTGCTCAATCGGCGAGAGTCTGGCTCGGTTCGGCGCGGTGGCGCAGGCCGCCCGCGAAAAGGGCGTCAGGGTGCGCGGCTACGTCTCCTGCGTGGTGGGCTGCCCCTACGAAGGGCCCATCGCGCCTGCGGCCGTCGCCAGGGTGACGAAGACGCTGCTGGACATGGGCTGCTACGAGGTGTCGCTCGGCGACACGATCGGCGTCGGCACGCCCGGCACCTTCGCGGCCATGCTGCAGGCCGTGCTCGACGCGCACGTGCCCGTCCACGTCCTCGCCGTCCACTGCCACGACACCTACGGACAGGCCCTCGCAAATATTCTCACCTCGCTTCAG ATGGGCGTGACGGTGGTGGACTCGGCTGTGGCCGGCCTGGGCGGGTGTCCGTACGCGCGAGGGGCGTCGGGCAACGTGTCCACGGAGGACCTGGTGTACATGCTGCGCGGCATGGGCATCGAGACGGGCGTCGACCTGGACCTGCTGCTCGACGCCGCCGACTACATCTGCGCCCAAATCGACCGGCCCACCAACTCAAAAGTCGGACGCGCTCTCTGcagaaaatcatga
- the Hmgcl gene encoding hydroxymethylglutaryl-CoA lyase, mitochondrial isoform X3: MDSDEFRQFGPLFPGFADEQEFGTHPAQLVLCLIVMWELVKSVAKHCAHNVLLAAAADTEQKYQVGVSQSREQSAASAAPITRPPPPVSLPRRVRIVEVGPRDGLQNEKTVVPTQVKIEFINRLTRSGLKTVECTSFVSPKWVPQMADHSEVLKGITKVPGVSYPVLVPNLKGLESALAAGVEEIAIFGAASESFSRKNINCSIGESLARFGAVAQAAREKGVRVRGYVSCVVGCPYEGPIAPAAVARVTKTLLDMGCYEVSLGDTIGVGTPGTFAAMLQAVLDAHVPVHVLAVHCHDTYGQALANILTSLQMGVTVVDSAVAGLGGCPYARGASGNVSTEDLVYMLRGMGIETGVDLDLLLDAADYICAQIDRPTNSKVGRALCRKS, translated from the exons ATGGACAGCGACGAATTTCGGCAATTTGGCCCACTTTTCCCGGGTTTTGCTGATGAACAAGAATTTGGCACTCATCCTGCGCAACTTGTCC TTTGCTTGATTGTCATGTGGGAGTTGGTCAAGTCGGTGGCCAAACACTGCGCCCACAATGTCCTgctggccgccgcggccgACACCGAGCAAAAGTATCAGGTGGGCGTGTCCCAATCGCGCGAGCAG aGTGCGGCATCGGCAGCCCCGAtcacgcggccgccgccgccggtgtCACTGCCCCGAAGAGTGCGAATCGTCGAGGTCGGCCCGCGAGACGGCCTGCAGAATGAGAAGACCGTCGTTCCCACGCAAGTCAAAATCGAGTTCATCAACAGGCTCACGCGCTCAGGCCTCAAAACCGTCGAGTGCACCAG TTTTGTGTCCCCGAAATGGGTGCCCCAAATGGCAGACCACTCGGAGGTGCTCAAAGGAATCACCAAAGTACCTGGCGTCAGCTACCCTGTCCTCGTGCCCAACCTTAAAGGACTCGAATCAGCT TTGGCGGCGGGCGTGGAGGAAATCGCCATCTTCGGCGCAGCCTCTGAGAGTTTCTCTCGGAAGAACATAAACTGCTCAATCGGCGAGAGTCTGGCTCGGTTCGGCGCGGTGGCGCAGGCCGCCCGCGAAAAGGGCGTCAGGGTGCGCGGCTACGTCTCCTGCGTGGTGGGCTGCCCCTACGAAGGGCCCATCGCGCCTGCGGCCGTCGCCAGGGTGACGAAGACGCTGCTGGACATGGGCTGCTACGAGGTGTCGCTCGGCGACACGATCGGCGTCGGCACGCCCGGCACCTTCGCGGCCATGCTGCAGGCCGTGCTCGACGCGCACGTGCCCGTCCACGTCCTCGCCGTCCACTGCCACGACACCTACGGACAGGCCCTCGCAAATATTCTCACCTCGCTTCAG ATGGGCGTGACGGTGGTGGACTCGGCTGTGGCCGGCCTGGGCGGGTGTCCGTACGCGCGAGGGGCGTCGGGCAACGTGTCCACGGAGGACCTGGTGTACATGCTGCGCGGCATGGGCATCGAGACGGGCGTCGACCTGGACCTGCTGCTCGACGCCGCCGACTACATCTGCGCCCAAATCGACCGGCCCACCAACTCAAAAGTCGGACGCGCTCTCTGcagaaaatcatga
- the Hmgcl gene encoding hydroxymethylglutaryl-CoA lyase, mitochondrial isoform X2 has translation MAWTATNFGNLAHFSRVLLMNKNLALILRNLSSAASAAPITRPPPPVSLPRRVRIVEVGPRDGLQNEKTVVPTQVKIEFINRLTRSGLKTVECTSFVSPKWVPQMADHSEVLKGITKVPGVSYPVLVPNLKGLESALAAGVEEIAIFGAASESFSRKNINCSIGESLARFGAVAQAAREKGVRVRGYVSCVVGCPYEGPIAPAAVARVTKTLLDMGCYEVSLGDTIGVGTPGTFAAMLQAVLDAHVPVHVLAVHCHDTYGQALANILTSLQMGVTVVDSAVAGLGGCPYARGASGNVSTEDLVYMLRGMGIETGVDLDLLLDAADYICAQIDRPTNSKVGRALCRKS, from the exons ATGGCATGGACAGCGACGAATTTCGGCAATTTGGCCCACTTTTCCCGGGTTTTGCTGATGAACAAGAATTTGGCACTCATCCTGCGCAACTTGTCC aGTGCGGCATCGGCAGCCCCGAtcacgcggccgccgccgccggtgtCACTGCCCCGAAGAGTGCGAATCGTCGAGGTCGGCCCGCGAGACGGCCTGCAGAATGAGAAGACCGTCGTTCCCACGCAAGTCAAAATCGAGTTCATCAACAGGCTCACGCGCTCAGGCCTCAAAACCGTCGAGTGCACCAG TTTTGTGTCCCCGAAATGGGTGCCCCAAATGGCAGACCACTCGGAGGTGCTCAAAGGAATCACCAAAGTACCTGGCGTCAGCTACCCTGTCCTCGTGCCCAACCTTAAAGGACTCGAATCAGCT TTGGCGGCGGGCGTGGAGGAAATCGCCATCTTCGGCGCAGCCTCTGAGAGTTTCTCTCGGAAGAACATAAACTGCTCAATCGGCGAGAGTCTGGCTCGGTTCGGCGCGGTGGCGCAGGCCGCCCGCGAAAAGGGCGTCAGGGTGCGCGGCTACGTCTCCTGCGTGGTGGGCTGCCCCTACGAAGGGCCCATCGCGCCTGCGGCCGTCGCCAGGGTGACGAAGACGCTGCTGGACATGGGCTGCTACGAGGTGTCGCTCGGCGACACGATCGGCGTCGGCACGCCCGGCACCTTCGCGGCCATGCTGCAGGCCGTGCTCGACGCGCACGTGCCCGTCCACGTCCTCGCCGTCCACTGCCACGACACCTACGGACAGGCCCTCGCAAATATTCTCACCTCGCTTCAG ATGGGCGTGACGGTGGTGGACTCGGCTGTGGCCGGCCTGGGCGGGTGTCCGTACGCGCGAGGGGCGTCGGGCAACGTGTCCACGGAGGACCTGGTGTACATGCTGCGCGGCATGGGCATCGAGACGGGCGTCGACCTGGACCTGCTGCTCGACGCCGCCGACTACATCTGCGCCCAAATCGACCGGCCCACCAACTCAAAAGTCGGACGCGCTCTCTGcagaaaatcatga
- the caz gene encoding RNA-binding protein cabeza isoform X3 gives MGDNQYGGYGGGGGQSGGYSSYSTFSPAGQTGGAGGGSSFGGSGGGTGGSSGGGFDQSSFGGGGGGSQQSSWGQQGGGGGGQGGYSSGGSGSGGSGSGSYNSFQSGGGYQSGGGGGGGYQSGGGGGGGGYSSSGGGYGSGGGGFGGGGYGGGRGGGGGGYNSGGRGGFNKGGGFGGGGGGNDQLHVQEDTIFISGMSPGISEQEIAQHFGSIGIIKNDKRSGKPRIWIYRDKATQESKGEATVTYDDANAARSAIEWFDGKEFQGNTVKVQLATTKRDFSSRGRGRGSGGGGMSFGGRGRGGGDRDRGDRDYGDRGGDRGDRDSRGGGGGGGGGGGGFGSREGDWKCPSPDCGNTNFAWRTQCNRCNASRPDGMGGGGGGGRGGGRGGGMGDRGGRGGRGGMDRGGRGGGGGFRGGDRGPPRGGGGGRGGGPMRGSGGGGFGGGRDRSKPY, from the exons ATGGGAGACAACC AATACGGGGgctacggcggcggcggcggccagtcCGGGGGCTACAGTTCGTACAGCACCTTCTCCCCCGCCGGACAGACCGGTGGTGCTGGTGGCGGAAGCAGTTTCGGAGGCTCCGGGGGCGGCACCGGCGGCAGCTCGGGGGGCGGATTCGATCAGTCCTcgttcggcggcggcggcggcggcagtcaACAGAGCTCTTGGGGCCAGCaggggggcggcggcggcggccagggCGGATATT CCAGCGGAGGTAGCGGCAGCGGAGGAAGTGGAAGCGGAAGCTACAACTCGTTCCAGAGCGGCGGCGGTTACCAGAGCGGCGGGGGTGGCGGAGGCGGCTACCAGagtggtggaggcggcggaggcgggGGCTATAGCTCCTCCGGCGGTGGATATGGCAGCGGTGGAGGCGGTTTTGGTG GTGGAGGATATGGAGGCGGCCGTGGAGGCGGAGGAGGAGGATACAA CAGTGGCGGCAGGGGAGGTTTTAACAAAG GAGGAGGAttcggaggcggcggaggtggCAATGACCAGTTGCACGTGCAGGAAGACACAATCTTCATTTCGGGAATGAGCCCTGGCATCAGTGAGCAGGAAATTGCTCAGCACTTTGGATCCATCGGCATCATTAAG aatgacAAGCGTAGCGGCAAGCCGAGGATCTGGATCTACAGGGACAAGGCGACGCAGGAGTCCAAGGGCGAGGCCACCGTCACCTACGACGATGCCAACGCAGCCCGATCGGCCATCGAGTGGTTCGACG GAAAAGAATTCCAAGGGAACACAGTGAAGGTGCAGCTGGCGACGACAAAGCGCGACTTCAGCTCCAGGGGCCGCGGCAGAGGCAGCGGAGGAGGCGGCATGAGTTTCGGAGGCCGTGGCAGAGGCGGCGGCGACCGGGATCGTGGCGACCGTGACTACGGAGACCGTGGCGGCGACAGGGGCGACAGAGACTCCAGAGGtggaggaggcggcggcggcggtggtggag GAGGTTTTGGCAGTCGAGAAGGCGACTGGAAGTGTCCTAGTCCGGACTGCGGCAACACCAACTTCGCGTGGCGCACGCAGTGCAACAGGTGCAACGCCTCCCGTCCCGATGGCATGGGCGggggcggaggcggcggccgagGTGGAGGCCGCGGCGGAGGCATGGGTGACCGAGGCGGTCGCGGAGGCCGAGGAGGAATGGACCGCGGTGGAcgtggcggaggcggcggcttCCGAGGCGGCGACCGCGGACCACCACGTGGAGGCGGTGGAGGCCGTGGAGGCGGCCCCATGCGCGGAAGCGGAGGCGGCGG atttGGAGGCGGCAGAGATCGCTCCAAGCCGTACTAA
- the caz gene encoding RNA-binding protein cabeza isoform X2 produces the protein MGDNQYGGYGGGGGQSGGYSSYSTFSPAGQTGGAGGGSSFGGSGGGTGGSSGGGFDQSSFGGGGGGSQQSSWGQQGGGGGGQGGYSSGGSGSGGSGSGSYNSFQSGGGYQSGGGGGGGYQSGGGGGGGGYSSSGGGYGSGGGGFGGGGYGGGRGGGGGGYNGGRGGFNKGGGFGGGGGGNDQLHVQEDTIFISGMSPGISEQEIAQHFGSIGIIKTWPNGPDSADSGTNRSSSNDKRSGKPRIWIYRDKATQESKGEATVTYDDANAARSAIEWFDGKEFQGNTVKVQLATTKRDFSSRGRGRGSGGGGMSFGGRGRGGGDRDRGDRDYGDRGGDRGDRDSRGGGGGGGGGGGGFGSREGDWKCPSPDCGNTNFAWRTQCNRCNASRPDGMGGGGGGGRGGGRGGGMGDRGGRGGRGGMDRGGRGGGGGFRGGDRGPPRGGGGGRGGGPMRGSGGGGFGGGRDRSKPY, from the exons ATGGGAGACAACC AATACGGGGgctacggcggcggcggcggccagtcCGGGGGCTACAGTTCGTACAGCACCTTCTCCCCCGCCGGACAGACCGGTGGTGCTGGTGGCGGAAGCAGTTTCGGAGGCTCCGGGGGCGGCACCGGCGGCAGCTCGGGGGGCGGATTCGATCAGTCCTcgttcggcggcggcggcggcggcagtcaACAGAGCTCTTGGGGCCAGCaggggggcggcggcggcggccagggCGGATATT CCAGCGGAGGTAGCGGCAGCGGAGGAAGTGGAAGCGGAAGCTACAACTCGTTCCAGAGCGGCGGCGGTTACCAGAGCGGCGGGGGTGGCGGAGGCGGCTACCAGagtggtggaggcggcggaggcgggGGCTATAGCTCCTCCGGCGGTGGATATGGCAGCGGTGGAGGCGGTTTTGGTG GTGGAGGATATGGAGGCGGCCGTGGAGGCGGAGGAGGAGGATACAA TGGCGGCAGGGGAGGTTTTAACAAAG GAGGAGGAttcggaggcggcggaggtggCAATGACCAGTTGCACGTGCAGGAAGACACAATCTTCATTTCGGGAATGAGCCCTGGCATCAGTGAGCAGGAAATTGCTCAGCACTTTGGATCCATCGGCATCATTAAG ACGTGGCCTAATGGACCGGACAGCGCTGATTCTGGTACCAATCGAAGCTCCTCG aatgacAAGCGTAGCGGCAAGCCGAGGATCTGGATCTACAGGGACAAGGCGACGCAGGAGTCCAAGGGCGAGGCCACCGTCACCTACGACGATGCCAACGCAGCCCGATCGGCCATCGAGTGGTTCGACG GAAAAGAATTCCAAGGGAACACAGTGAAGGTGCAGCTGGCGACGACAAAGCGCGACTTCAGCTCCAGGGGCCGCGGCAGAGGCAGCGGAGGAGGCGGCATGAGTTTCGGAGGCCGTGGCAGAGGCGGCGGCGACCGGGATCGTGGCGACCGTGACTACGGAGACCGTGGCGGCGACAGGGGCGACAGAGACTCCAGAGGtggaggaggcggcggcggcggtggtggag GAGGTTTTGGCAGTCGAGAAGGCGACTGGAAGTGTCCTAGTCCGGACTGCGGCAACACCAACTTCGCGTGGCGCACGCAGTGCAACAGGTGCAACGCCTCCCGTCCCGATGGCATGGGCGggggcggaggcggcggccgagGTGGAGGCCGCGGCGGAGGCATGGGTGACCGAGGCGGTCGCGGAGGCCGAGGAGGAATGGACCGCGGTGGAcgtggcggaggcggcggcttCCGAGGCGGCGACCGCGGACCACCACGTGGAGGCGGTGGAGGCCGTGGAGGCGGCCCCATGCGCGGAAGCGGAGGCGGCGG atttGGAGGCGGCAGAGATCGCTCCAAGCCGTACTAA
- the caz gene encoding RNA-binding protein cabeza isoform X1, with product MGDNQYGGYGGGGGQSGGYSSYSTFSPAGQTGGAGGGSSFGGSGGGTGGSSGGGFDQSSFGGGGGGSQQSSWGQQGGGGGGQGGYSSGGSGSGGSGSGSYNSFQSGGGYQSGGGGGGGYQSGGGGGGGGYSSSGGGYGSGGGGFGGGGYGGGRGGGGGGYNSGGRGGFNKGGGFGGGGGGNDQLHVQEDTIFISGMSPGISEQEIAQHFGSIGIIKTWPNGPDSADSGTNRSSSNDKRSGKPRIWIYRDKATQESKGEATVTYDDANAARSAIEWFDGKEFQGNTVKVQLATTKRDFSSRGRGRGSGGGGMSFGGRGRGGGDRDRGDRDYGDRGGDRGDRDSRGGGGGGGGGGGGFGSREGDWKCPSPDCGNTNFAWRTQCNRCNASRPDGMGGGGGGGRGGGRGGGMGDRGGRGGRGGMDRGGRGGGGGFRGGDRGPPRGGGGGRGGGPMRGSGGGGFGGGRDRSKPY from the exons ATGGGAGACAACC AATACGGGGgctacggcggcggcggcggccagtcCGGGGGCTACAGTTCGTACAGCACCTTCTCCCCCGCCGGACAGACCGGTGGTGCTGGTGGCGGAAGCAGTTTCGGAGGCTCCGGGGGCGGCACCGGCGGCAGCTCGGGGGGCGGATTCGATCAGTCCTcgttcggcggcggcggcggcggcagtcaACAGAGCTCTTGGGGCCAGCaggggggcggcggcggcggccagggCGGATATT CCAGCGGAGGTAGCGGCAGCGGAGGAAGTGGAAGCGGAAGCTACAACTCGTTCCAGAGCGGCGGCGGTTACCAGAGCGGCGGGGGTGGCGGAGGCGGCTACCAGagtggtggaggcggcggaggcgggGGCTATAGCTCCTCCGGCGGTGGATATGGCAGCGGTGGAGGCGGTTTTGGTG GTGGAGGATATGGAGGCGGCCGTGGAGGCGGAGGAGGAGGATACAA CAGTGGCGGCAGGGGAGGTTTTAACAAAG GAGGAGGAttcggaggcggcggaggtggCAATGACCAGTTGCACGTGCAGGAAGACACAATCTTCATTTCGGGAATGAGCCCTGGCATCAGTGAGCAGGAAATTGCTCAGCACTTTGGATCCATCGGCATCATTAAG ACGTGGCCTAATGGACCGGACAGCGCTGATTCTGGTACCAATCGAAGCTCCTCG aatgacAAGCGTAGCGGCAAGCCGAGGATCTGGATCTACAGGGACAAGGCGACGCAGGAGTCCAAGGGCGAGGCCACCGTCACCTACGACGATGCCAACGCAGCCCGATCGGCCATCGAGTGGTTCGACG GAAAAGAATTCCAAGGGAACACAGTGAAGGTGCAGCTGGCGACGACAAAGCGCGACTTCAGCTCCAGGGGCCGCGGCAGAGGCAGCGGAGGAGGCGGCATGAGTTTCGGAGGCCGTGGCAGAGGCGGCGGCGACCGGGATCGTGGCGACCGTGACTACGGAGACCGTGGCGGCGACAGGGGCGACAGAGACTCCAGAGGtggaggaggcggcggcggcggtggtggag GAGGTTTTGGCAGTCGAGAAGGCGACTGGAAGTGTCCTAGTCCGGACTGCGGCAACACCAACTTCGCGTGGCGCACGCAGTGCAACAGGTGCAACGCCTCCCGTCCCGATGGCATGGGCGggggcggaggcggcggccgagGTGGAGGCCGCGGCGGAGGCATGGGTGACCGAGGCGGTCGCGGAGGCCGAGGAGGAATGGACCGCGGTGGAcgtggcggaggcggcggcttCCGAGGCGGCGACCGCGGACCACCACGTGGAGGCGGTGGAGGCCGTGGAGGCGGCCCCATGCGCGGAAGCGGAGGCGGCGG atttGGAGGCGGCAGAGATCGCTCCAAGCCGTACTAA